Sequence from the Fibrobacter sp. UWH4 genome:
GATTTCCTGGTCCATGTTCGGAGAGAACAGCGTCCCCTTGGCGAAAATAGAACCGTTTCCTTGAATCGTATTTCCACCCTGAACAGATCCGAGGTCCAAAGTGTAGATTATCTTGGAGTGCAGCGTTTCAACGGCTTCCTCGACCTCTTCCGTCACCACGCCCTGGATTTCTTCAATATCAAGTGCGACAACCTTCACGCCGCCGTCGTCTTCAAATTCAAGACCTGTTCCCAGCTTTACGGAAATTTCACCGTTAGTGATATCGATTCCGTCGCCAGCTTCATATTCGCTAGAGTCCGATAAAGTCCACGTGTAAGCACCATTTATTTTTTTTAGGAATAGGTTGTTCGTCTTGGAAGAGAACCTGTAGACCTCATTTTTCATGTATCCATAAAGAAAGAACTTATCGACATAATTTGCAGGATTCCGATATTCAATGGTGACGTATCTTCCGTCATTCACGGCACTTACAACATCGTCGGAATCCGGCCATTCTATTTGCTGGGTTTGGGAATCGAAGGTCGCCACCAATACAATAGTATTGTCCGATATGTCACTCGCCGGAACCTTGTACGTCTTGTCGTTTTCAACGGCCATAGGAATGTACGCACCTGCGGTCTTCATCGCCGCAAGCGTACTGGTATCGAGTTCTGAAATTTTCTTTTCTGCCATAACAACCTCTATTCTGTAACGAGATTTTCTCCAGTTTCGGTAAGAATGGATTCGCCCTCTTCGGTAACAAGCTGATAACTTTCGCCGACATGGCTGTCTTCGGCCACCATCAGGAACAGCTTGCCGTTTGCATCCGCCAGAAGCGAGCCGTCACCCATTTCAACGGCCGCACCGGGCAACCCCAGCACCCCTGCAGGGGCCAGCCTCTTAACCGTACTACGTAACAGCTGCCTTCCGTTCGGAGTGTACACGAAAAATGTCAGCGGAACTTCGTCCATGTACTGCGGTGCAGGATCGCCCGACTTGTCGATTGCATTGGAAATAAGGTAATCAATCGTACCTGCGTTGTTCACTTTCGCATATTCAAGAATCCGCGAACGGAACGACTCGTCGGATTCCCCCGGATTGCGTTCGAGGCCGACTATTTTTCCCAACAAGTCAAGCCATTCGCCAGAGGCATTTTCAACGCTGGCAACGCCCTGTAACGAAACGGCGGCATCCTCGATGTACTGGACACAATTTTCAACGACGGCCCTGATTATGCCGAGAAGGTTGTGGCTTTCCCGGTACTCCTCAAGGACCAGCTCCCTGATTTCGTTCCAAAGTTCCTTGCGCACGACCATTCTACACCTTCGTCACGGTGATGTTCTCTTCCGGTATCACTGCATAGGTGTCTGCGGAAACAGGAACCCTGCTCGAAGTCCAGCCGGTTGAACCATTCGCGGAGACTTCGACCGTTACCGTATCGATCCCAGGTACTTCGTACACGGCCTGCACAACCCTTTGCGGAATGATGTCCTGCCCTGGCCTGTATTCGGTAAGCGCCCATTCGGCGACACTTGCCGCTACCTTTGAAGCAAAATCGTCAGGAAGGACTTCTTCTTCGTACTCGGTAATCGTAATCCGCATGAAGTATGCGTCTGAGCCTTCTATCCTGTTGAACTTCATAATGTGCGGAAGGCCTACCATGTCCTCGGCTGTTCCTGAAGACGAACCGTAAGTGGGAACACCGGCGGCCTTGCAGTCGAAAATTGCCTGGGCGATTTCGTTGTCCGTCTTGGTGACGCTTTCTGGAATGTAGAC
This genomic interval carries:
- a CDS encoding DUF2612 domain-containing protein — translated: MVVRKELWNEIRELVLEEYRESHNLLGIIRAVVENCVQYIEDAAVSLQGVASVENASGEWLDLLGKIVGLERNPGESDESFRSRILEYAKVNNAGTIDYLISNAIDKSGDPAPQYMDEVPLTFFVYTPNGRQLLRSTVKRLAPAGVLGLPGAAVEMGDGSLLADANGKLFLMVAEDSHVGESYQLVTEEGESILTETGENLVTE